A stretch of Kyrpidia spormannii DNA encodes these proteins:
- the yidD gene encoding membrane protein insertion efficiency factor YidD, whose protein sequence is MRRLAILPLRGYQRLISPLTPPSCRFYPTCSEYAVQAITIHGLGKGSFLAAKRLLKCGPWHPGGYDPVPPKENGEA, encoded by the coding sequence GTGCGCCGGCTGGCTATCTTGCCCTTACGAGGATATCAGCGATTGATCTCGCCCCTTACGCCTCCGAGTTGCCGGTTTTATCCCACTTGTTCCGAGTATGCAGTCCAGGCGATTACGATTCACGGACTGGGAAAAGGATCGTTTCTCGCCGCGAAGCGGTTGCTGAAGTGCGGTCCTTGGCATCCCGGTGGATACGACCCAGTGCCGCCGAAAGAAAACGGCGAGGCATAA